One stretch of Lachnospiraceae bacterium oral taxon 096 DNA includes these proteins:
- a CDS encoding aspartate aminotransferase family protein, whose amino-acid sequence MEENIQRAEQQLLKTYNRYPVVFDRGNGVTLYDTEGNAYLDFFSGIGVQGLGHHYPGLQEAVKEQVDKLWHTSNYFYNEPAIEASEKLLKVSQMERVFFTNSGTEAIEGALKIARKYGVEKHGKDCYEMIAMNHSFHGRTFGALSVTGNAHYREPFEPLLPGVKFATYNDLQSVRALVSEKTCGIIVEPLQGEGGIHPATEEFLNGLRDLADQYDLILIFDEIQCGMGRTGKYFTWQNFGIRPDVMTVAKALGNGVPIGAFLAAGKAVNILEPGDHGSTYGGNPLVCAAAAKVLDIFEKDQIPENAKVVGEYLKEKLNTLSKHHGHIMECRGCGLMLGLEFDVPVGEIIQKVLLEEKMVLINAGSHVIRFIPPLVITKENVDDAVARLDRVLTKLNF is encoded by the coding sequence ATGGAAGAAAATATTCAAAGGGCAGAACAGCAATTGTTAAAGACCTATAATCGCTATCCCGTAGTATTTGACAGAGGAAATGGCGTAACTTTGTATGACACTGAGGGCAATGCCTATCTTGACTTTTTTTCTGGCATTGGTGTTCAGGGACTTGGTCATCATTATCCAGGACTTCAGGAAGCAGTAAAAGAGCAGGTAGATAAACTTTGGCACACCTCCAATTATTTTTATAATGAGCCAGCCATCGAGGCGAGTGAAAAACTATTAAAAGTTTCTCAAATGGAGAGAGTCTTTTTTACCAACTCTGGAACAGAGGCGATTGAAGGTGCACTAAAGATTGCTAGAAAATATGGTGTGGAAAAGCATGGGAAGGACTGTTATGAAATGATTGCGATGAATCATTCTTTCCATGGACGAACATTTGGAGCACTCTCGGTCACAGGCAATGCACATTACAGAGAGCCATTTGAGCCATTGTTGCCAGGAGTCAAATTTGCCACATACAACGATCTTCAGTCGGTAAGAGCATTGGTTTCAGAGAAAACTTGTGGTATTATTGTAGAACCATTGCAGGGAGAAGGAGGAATTCACCCAGCGACAGAAGAATTTTTAAATGGACTTAGAGATCTTGCCGATCAATATGATTTGATTTTGATTTTTGATGAAATTCAATGTGGAATGGGAAGAACAGGAAAATATTTCACTTGGCAAAACTTTGGTATCCGACCAGATGTCATGACGGTGGCAAAGGCTCTTGGAAATGGTGTGCCCATTGGTGCATTTTTGGCAGCAGGAAAGGCAGTAAACATATTAGAGCCTGGAGATCATGGAAGTACTTATGGTGGCAATCCCTTGGTCTGTGCGGCAGCAGCAAAGGTATTGGACATTTTTGAAAAAGATCAAATTCCAGAGAATGCAAAAGTGGTGGGAGAATATCTCAAAGAAAAGTTAAATACATTGTCAAAGCATCATGGACATATTATGGAATGCAGAGGGTGTGGCTTGATGCTTGGGCTTGAATTTGATGTTCCCGTGGGCGAAATTATTCAAAAAGTGCTTTTGGAAGAAAAGATGGTGCTCATCAATGCGGGTAGCCATGTGATTCGCTTTATTCCTCCTTTAGTCATTACCAAAGAAAATGTAGATGATGCAGTGGCAAGATTAGATCGTGTGTTGACCAAATTAAATTTTTAG
- a CDS encoding cell wall-binding protein, which translates to MRKLALCLISAAVTIATTTSVFAASPWYKDDGKWRYIQNGRRFAQDEWVNDNGSWYYIDQLGFMSTGWKDLRGTWYYLDDSGKMVANRWIGNYYLGSNGAMLTNTTTPDGYKVGADGAWLSGNTQSSTGQVKLDEARAAAVVAKHDYYKNCSKEQANQADDVARKIAIRVLSDSSLTTDLAKVRKAASIIYREYILSNQYGTDANKYYRSPYGVFVAHVSTCAGGTRALGRVLDFMGYDWTHANPNSWTHQWCILQMDGKTGYADAMGYGCGFDQHPYLSKDMSKVYEDEQNGLY; encoded by the coding sequence ATGAGGAAATTAGCTTTATGTCTTATTTCAGCAGCTGTGACCATCGCCACAACAACCAGCGTATTCGCTGCTAGCCCTTGGTACAAGGACGATGGAAAATGGCGCTATATTCAAAATGGTCGCCGCTTTGCTCAGGATGAATGGGTAAATGACAATGGCTCTTGGTACTATATTGACCAACTTGGATTTATGAGTACTGGCTGGAAGGATCTAAGAGGAACTTGGTACTACTTAGATGACAGCGGTAAAATGGTCGCCAATCGCTGGATTGGCAATTACTATCTTGGCTCAAATGGTGCAATGCTCACTAACACCACAACTCCAGATGGATACAAGGTTGGTGCCGATGGTGCATGGCTCTCTGGCAATACACAATCCTCTACTGGTCAAGTTAAGCTAGATGAAGCAAGAGCCGCTGCTGTTGTTGCCAAACATGATTATTACAAGAATTGCTCCAAAGAGCAAGCCAACCAAGCAGATGATGTGGCACGAAAGATCGCCATCCGAGTTCTCTCTGATTCTTCTTTGACTACAGATTTAGCCAAAGTCAGAAAAGCTGCATCCATTATTTACAGAGAATATATTCTCAGTAATCAGTACGGAACTGATGCTAACAAATATTATCGGAGTCCTTATGGTGTTTTTGTTGCCCATGTCTCCACCTGTGCAGGAGGAACAAGAGCACTAGGACGAGTTCTTGACTTTATGGGATACGACTGGACACATGCCAATCCAAATTCTTGGACACATCAATGGTGCATACTTCAAATGGATGGAAAAACAGGTTATGCTGATGCCATGGGATATGGCTGTGGATTCGATCAGCATCCATATCTCTCCAAAGATATGAGTAAGGTCTATGAAGACGAACAAAATGGACTTTACTAA
- a CDS encoding N-acetyl-gamma-glutamyl-phosphate reductase, producing the protein MIRVGIVGATGYAGAELVRLLMQRDDIEIVWYGSRSYIHQDFASIYKNLYHIVEEDCKDDDLHQIAEIADVIFTATPQGFLAGKLDEEILRKAKVIDLSADYRIKDVKTYEKWYKIEHLSPQFIEEAVYGLPEINREKIKNARLIANPGCYPTCSFLSIMPLAKAGLIDMSSIIIDAKSGTSGAGRSAKVDNLFCEVNENIKAYGVTTHRHTPEIEEQLGRISGKETIISFTPHLVPMMRGILVTAYASLTEKVSIEKIREIYEHTYANEEFVRVLKEGDCPQTRFVEGSNFVDVNVVLDERTNRVVMMGAMDNLVKGAAGQAMQNMNILLGCKENMGLKQIPMFP; encoded by the coding sequence ATGATAAGAGTAGGGATTGTTGGAGCAACGGGATATGCGGGAGCAGAATTAGTTCGGCTCCTGATGCAAAGAGATGATATAGAAATTGTTTGGTATGGTTCAAGAAGCTACATCCATCAAGATTTTGCATCGATATATAAAAATTTATATCATATTGTGGAAGAAGATTGTAAAGATGATGATTTGCATCAAATTGCAGAAATTGCAGATGTGATTTTCACAGCAACACCACAGGGTTTTTTGGCAGGAAAACTAGATGAAGAAATTTTGAGGAAGGCAAAAGTCATTGATTTGTCAGCAGACTATCGAATTAAGGATGTCAAGACTTATGAAAAATGGTATAAGATCGAGCATTTATCTCCACAATTTATTGAGGAGGCGGTGTATGGGCTGCCAGAGATCAATAGAGAAAAAATAAAGAACGCAAGATTAATTGCCAATCCAGGTTGTTATCCAACTTGTTCCTTTTTAAGTATTATGCCACTGGCAAAAGCAGGGCTGATTGATATGTCTTCCATTATTATTGATGCCAAGTCAGGAACAAGTGGCGCGGGACGAAGTGCCAAGGTAGACAATCTGTTTTGCGAAGTTAATGAAAATATCAAGGCCTATGGTGTGACAACACATCGCCACACGCCAGAGATTGAGGAGCAATTGGGTAGGATTTCTGGAAAGGAGACTATCATTAGTTTTACACCCCATCTTGTGCCGATGATGAGAGGAATTTTGGTGACGGCCTATGCGAGCTTGACAGAAAAGGTGAGCATTGAAAAAATCAGAGAAATTTATGAACATACCTATGCCAATGAAGAATTTGTTCGTGTGCTCAAAGAAGGAGATTGTCCACAGACAAGATTTGTCGAGGGCAGCAATTTTGTCGATGTCAATGTGGTGCTCGATGAGAGAACAAATCGAGTTGTGATGATGGGGGCAATGGACAACTTGGTCAAGGGTGCTGCAGGACAGGCAATGCAGAATATGAATATTTTGCTTGGATGCAAAGAAAACATGGGATTGAAGCAAATTCCGATGTTTCCATAA
- the argJ gene encoding bifunctional glutamate N-acetyltransferase/amino-acid acetyltransferase ArgJ: MGKITKIEGGVTAAKGFFSASCMAQIKYTDRLDMAMVYSNSPCVSAGTYTTNLVKAAPVVWDRKITDGDGMVQAIVVNAGIANACTGKEGLDYCEQTANEAASVLGIKPEEVLVASTGVIGKQLPMEKIKAGVHKLKENLSDSLESASLSAEAIMTTDTIKKEIALEFEIAGTKVKMGGMCKGSGMIHPNMCTMLGFVTTDVAIDKVLLLKALREDVVDTFNMVSVDGDTSTNDSFIVLANGQAKNKLIDSEGEDYTTFKEALHQINVELVKMMAGDGEGATALFEVKVVGAQSKDQARTLAKSVVTSSLTKAAIFGHDANWGRILCALGYSGEKFDPDHMELWFESNEGKILIYKDGNAVDFSEEDATNILSAKEVRALVDIQMGEETATAWGCDLTYDYIRINADYRS, from the coding sequence ATGGGAAAGATAACAAAAATCGAAGGCGGTGTCACGGCGGCAAAGGGATTTTTTAGTGCAAGCTGTATGGCACAAATTAAGTATACTGATCGACTGGATATGGCCATGGTCTATTCAAATTCTCCATGTGTCAGTGCAGGAACATATACGACTAACTTAGTCAAGGCAGCACCTGTAGTTTGGGACAGAAAGATTACTGATGGCGATGGAATGGTGCAGGCCATTGTGGTGAATGCAGGTATTGCCAATGCCTGTACAGGAAAAGAAGGACTTGATTATTGCGAGCAGACAGCCAATGAGGCAGCCAGTGTGCTTGGCATTAAGCCAGAAGAAGTCTTGGTTGCCTCTACAGGTGTGATTGGAAAGCAGTTGCCAATGGAAAAGATTAAGGCAGGTGTGCACAAGTTAAAAGAGAATTTATCGGATAGTCTAGAGAGTGCAAGCTTGAGTGCAGAGGCCATTATGACTACGGATACGATAAAGAAGGAGATTGCCCTTGAGTTTGAAATTGCAGGGACAAAAGTAAAGATGGGCGGAATGTGCAAGGGTTCAGGCATGATTCACCCAAATATGTGTACAATGCTTGGCTTTGTGACCACAGATGTTGCCATTGACAAGGTTTTACTTCTTAAGGCTCTTCGAGAAGATGTTGTGGATACCTTTAATATGGTCAGTGTTGATGGTGACACCTCAACAAATGATTCCTTTATTGTTCTTGCCAATGGTCAGGCAAAGAATAAGCTCATTGACAGTGAGGGAGAGGACTATACGACATTTAAGGAAGCCCTACATCAAATCAATGTGGAACTAGTTAAGATGATGGCAGGTGATGGCGAGGGAGCGACGGCACTTTTTGAAGTCAAGGTTGTCGGTGCACAGTCAAAGGACCAGGCGAGAACTCTGGCAAAGTCAGTAGTAACTTCCTCTTTGACCAAGGCAGCCATCTTTGGACATGATGCCAACTGGGGAAGAATTCTCTGTGCTCTTGGATATTCTGGAGAGAAGTTTGATCCCGATCATATGGAACTTTGGTTTGAGAGCAATGAAGGAAAAATTTTGATCTATAAAGACGGCAATGCGGTTGATTTTAGCGAGGAGGATGCCACTAATATTCTTTCAGCCAAGGAAGTGAGAGCATTAGTAGATATTCAAATGGGAGAGGAGACAGCCACAGCTTGGGGTTGTGACTTGACCTATGACTATATTCGAATTAATGCAGATTATAGAAGTTAG
- a CDS encoding cation transporter: MRRSSDKRDQVIVRTSIIGIVANIFLAGFKFMVGILTHSIAITLDAVNNLSDVLSSVITIIGTKLAGKSPDKKHPYGHGRYEYLAAIIIAVIVLYAGISALIEAIKSILHPAQVNYTPVSLVIVVVAVVIKLLLGNYVGKVGKKVGSDALIVSGADAKFDAIISTTTILAAIIFLLTGFRLEAYLAAVIAILLIKSSFEMLNDTISLILGQRANAETSKKVKEVIQSVHGVKAVYDLIFNDYGPNLILATAHIEVPDTFSADQIDTMTREINDKVYHSCKIVMAAVGIYSVNTKDDKAAEIRKQIRDIVMGHEHVLQMHGFYIDFEKMKIQFDMIVGFEAKDRHAIYDHVSQEIKEKYPEFDVEIVMDTDYSD; encoded by the coding sequence ATGAGGAGAAGTTCTGACAAGAGAGATCAAGTGATTGTCAGAACGAGTATCATTGGTATTGTTGCCAATATTTTTTTGGCTGGGTTTAAGTTTATGGTGGGCATTTTGACTCACTCGATTGCCATTACTTTGGATGCAGTAAATAATTTGAGTGATGTGCTCTCATCGGTGATTACCATTATTGGCACGAAACTGGCAGGAAAGTCACCAGATAAAAAGCATCCCTATGGACATGGGCGATATGAATATTTGGCAGCAATTATTATTGCTGTCATTGTGCTATATGCCGGTATTAGTGCACTGATTGAGGCTATAAAATCTATTCTTCATCCAGCACAGGTAAACTATACACCGGTGTCACTGGTGATTGTAGTAGTGGCTGTGGTAATTAAACTTTTACTTGGAAATTATGTGGGAAAAGTGGGAAAAAAAGTGGGATCAGATGCACTAATTGTTTCTGGTGCTGATGCAAAATTTGATGCCATTATTTCAACGACTACTATATTAGCGGCAATCATCTTCTTGCTCACAGGTTTTCGACTAGAGGCCTATTTGGCAGCAGTCATCGCCATACTTTTAATTAAATCAAGTTTTGAAATGCTCAATGATACCATTAGCCTAATCCTTGGTCAGCGGGCCAATGCAGAAACTTCAAAGAAGGTGAAAGAGGTTATTCAATCGGTTCATGGTGTCAAAGCAGTATATGATTTGATTTTTAATGACTATGGCCCAAATCTAATCCTTGCGACAGCACATATTGAGGTACCTGACACTTTTAGTGCTGATCAGATTGATACAATGACAAGAGAAATTAATGATAAGGTATATCATTCCTGTAAGATTGTCATGGCAGCTGTGGGCATTTATTCAGTCAACACAAAGGATGACAAGGCAGCTGAAATTCGTAAGCAGATACGAGATATTGTGATGGGACATGAGCATGTCTTACAGATGCATGGATTTTATATTGATTTTGAGAAGATGAAAATTCAATTTGATATGATTGTGGGATTTGAGGCGAAGGATCGCCATGCGATCTATGATCATGTCAGTCAAGAAATCAAAGAAAAGTATCCAGAATTTGATGTGGAAATTGTAATGGATACAGATTACAGCGATTAA
- the argB gene encoding acetylglutamate kinase: MDLSIMQKAQVLIEAIPYIQRFNRKVIVVKYGGSAMLDDELKKQVIQDVVLLKLVGFKPIIVHGGGKEISKWITKVGMEPKFINGLRVTDEPTMEIAEMVLNRVNKSLVQLVSDLGIRAVGISGKDGNLLECEKKLSKGEDIGFVGEITKVNPQLIDDLIEKDFLPIICPIGYDNECHSYNINADDAACAIAKAVGAEKLAFLTDVEGIYRDFSDKSSLISEMTVEEARKFIQSDGIGGGMIPKLTNCIDALESGVSRVHILDGRIAHCLLLEIFTNKGIGTAILREREDN, from the coding sequence ATGGATTTAAGTATTATGCAAAAGGCACAGGTGTTGATTGAGGCCATTCCCTATATTCAGCGATTTAATCGAAAGGTCATTGTTGTCAAATATGGTGGTTCGGCTATGCTTGATGATGAATTGAAAAAACAAGTCATTCAAGATGTTGTTTTGTTAAAATTAGTTGGGTTTAAGCCGATTATTGTGCATGGCGGCGGAAAAGAAATTAGCAAGTGGATTACTAAGGTGGGGATGGAGCCAAAGTTTATCAATGGTCTTCGTGTGACGGATGAGCCGACAATGGAAATTGCAGAGATGGTATTAAATCGTGTAAATAAAAGTTTGGTTCAATTGGTAAGTGACCTAGGTATCCGTGCAGTCGGAATTAGTGGAAAAGATGGAAATTTATTGGAATGTGAAAAGAAATTGAGTAAGGGCGAGGACATTGGTTTTGTTGGTGAGATTACTAAGGTCAATCCACAATTAATTGATGACCTAATCGAAAAAGATTTTTTACCCATTATTTGCCCGATTGGCTATGACAACGAATGTCACAGCTACAATATCAATGCAGATGATGCTGCCTGTGCCATTGCAAAGGCTGTGGGGGCAGAAAAACTGGCCTTTTTGACCGATGTGGAAGGAATTTATCGCGATTTTTCAGATAAGAGTTCATTGATTTCAGAGATGACTGTGGAAGAAGCGAGAAAATTTATTCAAAGTGATGGCATTGGCGGTGGAATGATTCCAAAGTTGACCAATTGCATCGATGCCTTAGAGAGTGGTGTGAGCAGAGTGCATATTCTGGATGGAAGGATTGCCCATTGTCTGTTACTTGAAATTTTTACCAATAAGGGAATTGGAACAGCAATTTTGCGAGAGAGGGAGGACAATTAA
- a CDS encoding GNAT family N-acetyltransferase produces the protein MKESDYQKVRDVWVNTKGFKIRLIDDGQERICRFLRRNPGLSCVAVADGKIVGSILCGHDGREGSFYHVCVREEYRQRGIGEEMVNYCLAKLEGEEISRVSLIAFTQNEVGNQFWKKLGWNIRKDSNGYDYMINDDNIARIV, from the coding sequence ATGAAGGAGAGCGATTATCAAAAGGTGCGAGATGTTTGGGTGAATACAAAGGGGTTTAAAATTCGCCTAATTGATGATGGACAGGAGCGAATTTGTCGCTTTTTGCGAAGAAATCCAGGACTTAGCTGTGTGGCTGTGGCGGATGGAAAAATTGTGGGTAGTATTTTGTGTGGGCATGATGGCAGAGAGGGATCATTTTATCATGTCTGTGTGAGAGAAGAATATCGACAGCGTGGCATTGGAGAAGAGATGGTCAATTATTGTCTGGCGAAATTGGAAGGGGAAGAAATTTCTAGAGTTAGTCTCATCGCCTTTACACAAAATGAAGTTGGCAATCAATTTTGGAAGAAATTGGGATGGAATATCCGAAAAGATAGCAATGGATACGACTATATGATCAATGATGACAATATTGCAAGAATAGTGTAG
- the rfbC gene encoding dTDP-4-dehydrorhamnose 3,5-epimerase: MGKITVTNCEIDGLYVIEPTVFPDARGYFVETYNQRDFEEAGLNMKFVQDNQSMSVKGVLRGLHFQKEHPQGKLVRVLRGEVFDVAVDLRKHSKTYGKWFGVVLSAENKKQFYISEGFAHGFLVLSDEAEFAYKCTDFYHPGDEGGIIWNDPSIGIEWPIAEGMEINLSEKDTKWNDLAHTFHFS; the protein is encoded by the coding sequence ATGGGTAAGATTACAGTAACGAATTGTGAAATTGATGGACTTTATGTTATCGAGCCAACGGTGTTTCCAGATGCAAGAGGATACTTTGTGGAAACCTACAATCAGAGAGATTTTGAGGAAGCTGGACTGAATATGAAATTTGTACAGGACAATCAGAGCATGTCTGTCAAGGGAGTATTGCGTGGGCTACATTTTCAAAAGGAGCATCCACAGGGAAAGCTTGTTCGTGTACTGCGTGGGGAAGTTTTTGATGTGGCTGTAGATTTGAGAAAACATTCAAAGACATATGGAAAATGGTTTGGCGTGGTGCTTTCGGCAGAAAATAAAAAGCAATTTTATATTTCTGAGGGTTTTGCTCATGGCTTTTTGGTATTATCCGATGAGGCAGAGTTTGCCTATAAGTGTACAGATTTTTATCATCCAGGCGATGAGGGTGGAATTATTTGGAATGATCCATCTATTGGAATTGAATGGCCAATTGCAGAGGGAATGGAAATTAATTTATCAGAAAAAGATACAAAGTGGAATGATTTAGCACATACATTCCATTTTTCATAA
- a CDS encoding ABC transporter permease, with protein sequence MKNLIGLFKDLQKNRKLIWELAKADFKKRFVGSYFGIVWMFVQPVVTVFIYFAIFQMGFKSVPPVPGAPYVLWLVPGIVPWFYFAEAMNTGTSCLQEYDYLVKKVVFNVQILPVIKLISCLIVHGIFVLIMIGMYFCFGRLPKVTWIQLIYYTFALSLFVLGWTLITASINVFFKDMAQIVSIALQFGMWLVPIMWDPTMFQNRPAWLDSVLKINPIYYIVMGYRDSMLQGNWFFERPMLTIYFWIWTIVMLMIGLKVFHKLRPHLSDVL encoded by the coding sequence ATGAAGAATCTCATTGGACTGTTCAAGGATTTGCAAAAGAATAGAAAATTGATTTGGGAACTGGCAAAGGCAGATTTTAAAAAGCGTTTTGTAGGTTCTTATTTTGGCATTGTGTGGATGTTTGTGCAACCAGTTGTCACGGTATTTATTTATTTTGCCATCTTTCAGATGGGATTTAAAAGTGTTCCTCCAGTGCCGGGAGCGCCCTATGTTCTTTGGCTTGTGCCAGGAATTGTACCTTGGTTTTACTTTGCTGAGGCAATGAACACGGGGACAAGTTGCTTGCAGGAGTATGATTATCTCGTTAAAAAAGTAGTTTTCAATGTTCAAATTTTGCCAGTAATTAAGTTGATTTCTTGCTTAATTGTGCATGGCATTTTTGTACTCATTATGATAGGAATGTATTTTTGCTTTGGTCGTTTACCAAAGGTTACTTGGATACAGCTCATTTATTATACCTTTGCTTTATCCTTATTTGTGCTTGGTTGGACACTCATTACGGCATCCATCAATGTATTTTTTAAGGATATGGCACAGATTGTCAGCATTGCCTTGCAATTTGGTATGTGGCTTGTGCCGATTATGTGGGATCCAACAATGTTTCAAAATCGACCTGCGTGGTTGGATAGTGTGTTAAAGATCAATCCAATTTATTACATTGTCATGGGATACCGAGATAGTATGCTTCAGGGAAATTGGTTCTTTGAGCGTCCAATGCTCACCATTTATTTCTGGATTTGGACAATCGTCATGCTCATGATTGGATTGAAAGTATTTCATAAACTGAGACCACATTTATCAGATGTATTGTAG
- a CDS encoding GNAT family N-acetyltransferase, producing MNLKNVQTKERIAEIQNLYEAAFPANERKPFALIQEKVKSGQMEILAFEEGENFIGMAMVMMDEDFILIDYFAMKKEKRGEGYGSRAIRMLRNYYAKKRIFLEIEIVPEKVETREDELKERRKKFYLSNGLKETKVYVKLFGVEMELLTFSKQISYEDYIGIYLHIFGERSRKYIQQVEKYDKIGKKDLEV from the coding sequence ATGAATTTAAAAAATGTGCAAACGAAGGAGAGGATCGCAGAGATTCAAAACTTATATGAAGCTGCTTTTCCGGCTAATGAGAGAAAACCTTTTGCTCTGATTCAAGAGAAGGTAAAATCTGGACAGATGGAAATTTTAGCCTTTGAAGAAGGAGAAAATTTTATTGGAATGGCGATGGTAATGATGGATGAGGATTTTATTTTAATTGATTATTTTGCAATGAAAAAGGAAAAAAGAGGAGAAGGTTATGGCAGCAGGGCAATTCGTATGCTTCGGAATTATTATGCAAAAAAACGCATATTTTTAGAGATTGAGATTGTGCCAGAAAAAGTGGAGACAAGAGAAGATGAGCTGAAGGAGAGAAGAAAGAAATTTTACTTAAGCAATGGCTTAAAGGAGACAAAAGTTTATGTCAAACTCTTTGGAGTGGAGATGGAATTATTGACTTTTTCAAAGCAGATTAGTTATGAGGATTATATAGGCATCTATTTGCACATCTTTGGGGAACGCAGTCGAAAATATATACAACAAGTCGAAAAATATGATAAAATAGGAAAAAAGGATTTGGAGGTGTAA
- a CDS encoding ABC transporter ATP-binding protein, with product MQNNLAISVQDVTKVYRLYDKPIDRLKEALSPTHKEYHKKFFALDKISFDVEKGTTVGIIGTNGSGKSTILKIITGVLSPTTGKVEVDGNISALLELGAGFNMDYTGIENVYMNGTMMGFSKEQMDQKLDEILNFADIGDFVYQPVKTYSSGMFVRLAFALAINVEPEILIVDEALSVGDVFFQAKCYKKIDEIRKKGTTVLMVTHDMGSIIKYCDKVVLLNRGAFVAEGAPGHMVDLYKKILANRLDDVERELTEEKFEKAYTFGTDAEPKKDDFSVESGNLMKEKLTLNPNVTEYGDGRAEIYDLGLLDEKGDVTNMLLKGEYFTIRERIRFFANIENPIFTYTIKDKKGMDLTGTNTLYEGSDVHSVKDGDTYEVEFRQKMTLQGGEYLLSMSCTGFENGTHTVYHRLYDVANITVISNKNTVGVYDMEPEVTVNYYEGGAHGKK from the coding sequence ATGCAAAATAATCTTGCGATATCCGTGCAGGATGTCACGAAAGTATATCGACTGTATGACAAGCCGATTGATCGATTAAAGGAGGCGTTAAGCCCAACCCATAAAGAGTACCACAAGAAGTTCTTTGCACTTGATAAAATTAGTTTTGATGTAGAAAAGGGGACAACTGTAGGAATTATTGGAACCAATGGTTCAGGAAAGTCAACGATTTTAAAGATTATTACAGGGGTCTTGTCACCAACCACAGGTAAGGTGGAGGTAGATGGAAATATTTCTGCACTGCTTGAACTTGGAGCAGGCTTTAATATGGATTACACAGGTATTGAAAATGTATATATGAATGGAACGATGATGGGATTTTCTAAGGAGCAGATGGACCAAAAGCTCGATGAAATTTTGAATTTTGCAGACATTGGCGATTTTGTCTATCAGCCAGTAAAGACCTATTCATCAGGTATGTTTGTTCGATTGGCCTTTGCCCTTGCCATCAATGTCGAACCAGAAATTTTGATTGTCGACGAGGCCTTGAGTGTGGGAGATGTCTTCTTTCAAGCAAAGTGCTACAAGAAAATTGATGAGATTCGAAAAAAGGGAACCACAGTTTTGATGGTCACTCATGACATGGGAAGTATTATTAAGTACTGTGACAAGGTAGTGTTGCTCAATCGAGGAGCTTTTGTTGCCGAAGGAGCACCGGGGCATATGGTGGATCTCTATAAAAAAATTCTTGCCAATCGTCTCGACGATGTGGAGAGAGAATTGACAGAAGAAAAATTTGAAAAGGCGTATACTTTTGGCACAGATGCCGAGCCAAAGAAGGACGATTTCAGTGTAGAGAGTGGAAACTTGATGAAAGAGAAGTTGACACTCAATCCGAATGTGACCGAGTATGGCGATGGTCGTGCAGAAATCTATGACCTTGGACTTCTTGATGAGAAAGGTGATGTCACCAATATGCTCCTAAAAGGAGAATACTTTACCATTCGAGAGCGAATTCGCTTCTTTGCAAATATTGAAAATCCTATTTTTACATATACAATAAAAGATAAAAAGGGAATGGATTTGACAGGAACCAATACCCTCTATGAGGGAAGTGATGTGCATTCTGTCAAAGATGGTGACACCTATGAAGTGGAGTTTCGCCAAAAAATGACTTTGCAGGGTGGGGAGTATCTACTTTCAATGAGTTGTACAGGGTTTGAAAATGGTACACACACCGTCTACCATCGACTCTATGATGTAGCCAATATTACGGTGATTTCCAATAAAAATACGGTAGGTGTCTATGATATGGAGCCTGAGGTTACCGTAAATTATTATGAGGGAGGTGCTCATGGAAAAAAGTAG